The Chryseobacterium indicum genome includes a window with the following:
- a CDS encoding glycoside hydrolase family 13 protein codes for MKKDLMYISHQKDIEKVHIGFFPVKGRYFRTEMKSRGNGLFELTTDLPKGRSFFHYFLNENFEKPLNNNGTMISQYDALKRSPVVFETEIFCPLQFENSPVFFSHIINEEWEIRAITHQQWIENVSVVIDENEFNMSKQYSHKNKIYWSCRMQLNEDEIDYCIKISGSKQVKYLHEKNFLEDKINNENLMKINLSEQKNCNANPILNTGYQIFPDRFLKKGDCLPNVNLKEWGDLPDYTSFFGGTIQGIIEKLDYISSLGTDFIYVNPIFLSGSYHRYDCVDYMKIDPLLGTEEDFALLIEEMEKRNMKLILDISLNHCNRDFFAFKDICKNGENSKYLDWFEIYNLPLKPEEKNQYSCWHGYHELPQFNLANHEVRSYFKDIIRYWMNNFQINGWRLDVCTEIPDDFIKIFTDEVKAINPQALIIAENWHNTSSVFSSESGIDGFTNYSLYLDIMIPFFVQENLSLKTMCSKILEMNYSNSSKVNRLSWNFLSNHDLPRFSSIIKDEKKYNMAFALLYSLPGTPVIYYGEETKMLGLGDPLNRGCMKFASDAENEDFIKLLQDLNDLRKDFHDIFNYGSFFFPVINNKEKKLIVRRSLDDKNLAFCFNFDNISHEFILDSDKKNAIVVEAKSFEVVFYENSVYHFNSLISGTKKNKLALLV; via the coding sequence ATGAAAAAAGATTTAATGTACATTTCACACCAAAAAGATATCGAGAAAGTTCACATCGGTTTTTTTCCCGTAAAAGGAAGATATTTCAGAACCGAAATGAAAAGCAGAGGAAATGGTCTGTTTGAATTAACTACAGATTTACCCAAAGGACGATCTTTTTTCCATTATTTTTTAAATGAAAATTTTGAGAAGCCCCTGAATAATAATGGAACTATGATTTCTCAATATGATGCTCTTAAAAGATCACCTGTAGTTTTTGAAACTGAAATATTTTGTCCTCTTCAGTTTGAAAACAGTCCCGTGTTTTTTAGCCATATAATAAATGAAGAATGGGAAATAAGAGCTATTACGCATCAGCAATGGATAGAAAATGTAAGTGTAGTAATAGATGAGAATGAATTTAATATGTCCAAACAGTATTCTCATAAAAATAAAATTTACTGGAGTTGCAGAATGCAGCTGAATGAAGATGAAATTGATTATTGTATCAAGATTTCAGGTTCTAAGCAAGTTAAATATCTGCATGAAAAAAACTTTTTAGAGGATAAAATTAATAATGAGAATCTGATGAAAATCAATTTGTCAGAACAGAAAAATTGTAATGCAAATCCCATATTAAATACAGGGTATCAGATATTTCCGGACAGATTTTTAAAGAAAGGGGATTGTCTTCCCAATGTCAATCTGAAAGAGTGGGGAGATTTGCCAGATTATACCTCTTTTTTTGGGGGAACTATTCAGGGGATTATAGAAAAGCTTGATTATATTTCTAGCCTTGGTACTGATTTCATTTATGTGAATCCGATTTTTCTGTCTGGAAGTTATCACAGATATGATTGTGTAGACTATATGAAAATTGATCCTTTACTGGGAACCGAAGAGGATTTTGCTTTGCTTATCGAGGAAATGGAGAAAAGAAATATGAAGCTGATTCTGGATATTTCGTTAAACCATTGCAACAGAGATTTTTTTGCATTTAAAGACATTTGTAAAAATGGAGAAAATTCTAAATATCTGGATTGGTTTGAAATCTATAATCTTCCACTGAAACCGGAAGAAAAAAACCAGTACAGTTGTTGGCACGGATATCATGAGCTTCCACAGTTTAATCTGGCAAATCATGAAGTGAGAAGTTATTTCAAAGATATTATTAGATATTGGATGAATAATTTCCAGATAAACGGATGGAGGCTGGATGTCTGCACAGAAATACCTGATGATTTTATAAAAATCTTTACAGATGAAGTAAAAGCAATTAATCCGCAGGCACTGATTATTGCCGAAAACTGGCATAATACCTCCTCCGTATTTTCTTCTGAATCTGGTATTGACGGATTTACAAATTACTCGCTGTATCTGGATATTATGATTCCGTTTTTTGTACAGGAGAATCTGTCTCTTAAAACGATGTGCTCTAAGATATTAGAGATGAATTACAGCAATTCTTCAAAAGTTAACCGTCTTTCATGGAATTTCCTTAGTAATCATGATCTGCCTAGATTCAGCTCTATTATTAAAGATGAAAAAAAGTATAATATGGCATTCGCTTTATTATACTCCTTACCTGGAACACCAGTTATTTATTATGGAGAAGAAACAAAAATGCTTGGTTTAGGTGATCCGTTGAATAGAGGATGTATGAAGTTTGCTTCGGATGCAGAAAACGAAGACTTTATAAAATTGTTGCAGGATCTCAATGATCTTAGAAAAGATTTTCATGATATTTTCAATTATGGAAGTTTCTTTTTTCCTGTCATTAACAACAAAGAAAAAAAACTTATAGTAAGAAGAAGTTTAGACGATAAGAACCTGGCTTTCTGTTTTAATTTTGATAATATCTCTCATGAATTTATTTTGGATTCTGACAAAAAAAATGCAATTGTTGTAGAGGCAAAATCCTTTGAAGTAGTCTTTTACGAAAATTCTGTTTATCATTTTAACAGTCTTATCTCTGGAACAAAGAAAAATAAACTTGCATTGCTAGTCTAG
- a CDS encoding condensation domain-containing protein, which produces MEELLLKLYEKNIQVSVDNNYKLNLKINGNNDIKDIIEEVKINKQLLIDYIHSINAKKSDTSNSSDILKETLSQIKLQETYDATPQQKSEFLRRFFTKKYAFNIVFTVQLPGSDNEIIRKVIYKLIERHEILRTTFLIKDKEIRQKVHPEISDDFEIEYINLTQSDNKDEILFEEFQDLKSNVFDFENGPIIAVKIIEYNADNKGVIFSMHHLISDIVSADIIKKEISLLYNYFTKKDQQHLPELKFQSKEYASWVYNYIKSPSGKNKINRYKEKILNSLKQDSAINSNHKDSYTTKLEKELNIALGKKDRKDLPDVFGDIYNIYPDPGAFYQNFIEEGRVKKLNKLATIYQSSIFNMLIAIFAITFYNKNKNKSVRIATLHSGRLLQEFENIIGWFASEIILCLSVKEDLSIRKFLENISDTLLETSQYSFYPYEKIMHDLDLNLDTLAPIFINYQVQNERYNMEIAPLHRSSGFGYFVFGCDFIQYDNCIKMMINYNINHFSGTEVQQLVEDCNLLIDQLVAQPEILINDLFVEHTTNLV; this is translated from the coding sequence ATGGAAGAATTACTATTAAAATTATATGAAAAAAATATCCAGGTAAGTGTAGATAATAACTACAAACTGAATTTAAAAATTAATGGGAATAATGATATTAAGGATATTATAGAAGAAGTTAAAATAAATAAGCAACTGCTTATCGATTATATCCACTCTATCAATGCCAAGAAGAGCGATACCAGCAATAGCTCAGATATACTTAAAGAAACCCTTTCACAGATAAAGCTGCAGGAAACTTATGACGCAACGCCTCAGCAGAAAAGCGAGTTTTTAAGACGTTTTTTTACAAAAAAATATGCTTTTAATATAGTTTTTACAGTTCAATTGCCTGGGAGTGATAATGAAATAATCAGAAAAGTAATTTATAAGCTGATTGAAAGACATGAAATCCTACGGACAACATTTCTGATAAAAGATAAAGAAATTAGGCAGAAAGTACATCCTGAAATATCTGATGATTTTGAAATTGAATATATAAATCTTACACAATCGGATAACAAAGACGAAATATTATTCGAAGAATTTCAGGATCTGAAATCTAATGTATTCGATTTTGAAAACGGACCTATTATCGCAGTGAAAATAATTGAATATAATGCAGATAATAAAGGTGTTATTTTTTCAATGCATCATCTTATTTCTGATATTGTTTCGGCAGATATTATAAAAAAAGAAATTAGCCTTCTTTATAATTATTTTACCAAAAAAGATCAGCAGCATTTACCGGAACTAAAGTTTCAGTCTAAAGAATACGCATCTTGGGTATACAATTATATAAAAAGTCCTTCAGGAAAAAATAAAATAAACAGATATAAGGAAAAAATATTAAATAGTTTAAAACAAGACTCAGCCATTAATAGCAATCATAAAGACAGTTACACTACTAAGCTGGAAAAAGAACTGAACATTGCGTTGGGAAAAAAAGACAGAAAGGATCTTCCGGATGTTTTTGGTGATATCTATAACATCTATCCGGATCCGGGAGCATTTTATCAGAATTTTATAGAAGAAGGCAGGGTAAAAAAACTTAATAAACTGGCAACTATTTATCAATCAAGTATATTTAATATGTTGATAGCTATTTTTGCTATTACTTTTTATAACAAAAATAAAAACAAAAGTGTAAGAATCGCTACTCTGCATTCCGGTAGGTTACTGCAGGAATTCGAAAATATAATTGGGTGGTTTGCCTCAGAAATAATTTTGTGTTTATCTGTAAAAGAAGATCTCAGTATAAGAAAGTTTTTAGAAAATATTTCTGATACGCTTTTAGAAACTTCACAATATTCATTCTATCCATATGAAAAAATAATGCATGATCTTGACCTTAATCTTGATACTCTGGCTCCGATATTTATCAATTATCAGGTTCAGAATGAGCGTTACAATATGGAAATTGCTCCTTTGCACCGCAGCAGCGGATTCGGATACTTTGTATTCGGCTGTGATTTTATACAATATGATAATTGTATCAAAATGATGATAAACTATAATATCAATCACTTTTCGGGTACAGAAGTTCAGCAGTTGGTAGAAGATTGTAATTTATTAATAGATCAATTAGTTGCACAACCCGAAATCCTTATTAACGACCTATTCGTAGAACATACCACAAACTTAGTATAA
- a CDS encoding glycogen synthase has translation MIVHLASEVAPFYKRGGLGDVLGTLPNYLSKDQPNTVISFYYKNRMKGEDLNFLGSFDVKIQNIKYTFHYYHVNQSGVDYYFINMSDSDIFSDMETGESDSSDDDGEMPYKENFPYIIYFYFAKAAIQLIQNLNLSPELILFHDWHVCGCLAYTEDIKKLNVRKSCKTVVLIHNYEFQGEILPDLLDFLDPEVKTELDSIYKQYGTATFFALAFKNADYVATVSKTYAQELIHKSAPHSGLKFLDLIEKDIFSLPNGIDDVHWSPEFSPYLQNHYNKNTYKEKKRENKQELIKEMKFDDISKPIVLMMARLTEQKGINLLVDLWSSEDAAMDSIENILNEGVNLIVYGRPAGGVKGNIHKRLVKAEEKFKGRFSYISTYTEEKAHRFLAGSDMILCPSLFEPCGLVQLYGLAFGTIPVVRPVGGLKDTVIPHTESSESSTGFYIDEFKNESLRNAIRQASDIYYHHKANWDALIERAMSQSFSWDITVNQYYNFFEYIQENNKEHKPKINYREIMV, from the coding sequence ATGATAGTACATTTAGCATCCGAAGTTGCACCATTTTATAAGAGGGGAGGATTAGGAGATGTTTTAGGAACTCTTCCTAATTACTTATCTAAAGATCAGCCTAATACAGTGATTTCGTTCTATTATAAAAATAGAATGAAAGGAGAGGATCTCAATTTTTTAGGAAGTTTTGACGTAAAAATTCAGAATATAAAATATACGTTTCATTATTATCATGTCAATCAATCAGGAGTAGATTATTATTTTATTAATATGTCTGATAGTGATATTTTCAGTGATATGGAAACAGGCGAGAGCGATTCATCAGACGATGATGGAGAAATGCCGTATAAAGAAAATTTTCCTTATATCATCTATTTCTATTTTGCTAAAGCAGCCATTCAGCTCATCCAGAATCTTAACCTTTCACCAGAATTGATTTTATTTCACGATTGGCATGTATGCGGTTGTCTTGCTTATACTGAAGATATTAAAAAATTGAATGTGAGGAAGTCCTGTAAAACAGTAGTTCTAATTCATAATTATGAATTTCAGGGAGAGATTTTACCTGATCTTTTAGATTTTCTGGATCCGGAAGTTAAAACTGAACTGGACTCGATTTATAAGCAATATGGTACAGCTACATTTTTTGCATTGGCTTTTAAAAATGCAGACTATGTCGCAACAGTGAGTAAAACGTATGCTCAAGAACTTATTCATAAGTCGGCTCCTCATTCCGGACTCAAGTTTCTGGATCTTATAGAAAAAGACATATTTTCTTTACCTAATGGAATAGATGATGTGCATTGGTCGCCAGAATTTAGTCCGTACCTGCAGAATCATTATAACAAAAATACCTATAAAGAGAAAAAAAGGGAGAATAAGCAGGAATTAATAAAAGAAATGAAATTTGACGATATTTCAAAACCAATTGTTTTAATGATGGCTCGTTTAACCGAGCAAAAAGGAATCAACCTGTTGGTAGATCTTTGGAGTTCCGAAGATGCAGCTATGGACAGTATAGAAAATATTCTGAACGAAGGAGTTAATTTAATAGTTTATGGTCGTCCTGCAGGTGGAGTAAAGGGAAATATCCACAAAAGATTAGTAAAAGCAGAAGAAAAATTTAAAGGACGATTTAGTTATATTTCTACTTACACAGAAGAAAAAGCTCATAGATTTTTAGCAGGATCCGATATGATTTTATGTCCTTCTCTTTTTGAACCATGCGGATTGGTACAGCTTTACGGACTGGCTTTTGGTACAATTCCCGTGGTAAGACCTGTAGGGGGTCTAAAAGACACTGTAATTCCACATACTGAATCATCAGAATCAAGTACAGGTTTTTATATTGATGAATTTAAAAATGAAAGCCTGAGAAACGCGATACGGCAAGCTTCAGATATCTATTATCATCATAAAGCCAACTGGGATGCGCTTATTGAAAGAGCAATGAGCCAGAGCTTTTCTTGGGATATCACAGTTAATCAGTATTATAATTTTTTTGAATACATACAAGAAAATAACAAAGAACACAAGCCAAAAATAAATTATCGAGAAATTATGGTGTAA
- a CDS encoding cyclic peptide export ABC transporter, with protein MKKFLQQLILVFSIIIIHFFHSQVKNKESVSDFTDKEITKLMQEGDIPGLSLVFIKDGKQVIKNYGYANIEKQQKVDNNTLFELASCSKAFTGLAVQTFITENKINPNSYVSDYLPWFKVYYKNKPVNITLKQLMHHTSGIPWQSISRIPESSSKDALEKTVRNVVGISLDNAPGKEFEYATINYDILALIIQQKSGIAFEDYMRQNIFRPLGLTNTFIGSISPENKNMAEGYKIGYFEARPYSAPAFRGNNAAGYVIQNGTDMAKWLQFQLGIAPSSLSYAAKKTQLRDETVAPHGLYSYATGWEVSLSGNGELSHSGLNPNFTSFVSLNPEKKIAVAVLANSNSNYTNVIGDKLMKILSAETLKKEYNPGDGNDKLYSIISFVMGIFVIAALFHLAILIYEIIRKERSFEKITLSKLRNIIYSVLFISLLGLGIYLLPATMGGFSWKSAAIWMPVSFNVMIALFSLAIALSYLAYFASIFFPGNSSFRQKLPKVILISIFSGLSNMAVVIIITSSIGGVIELKYLAFYYFLTLTTYIVGRKYVQRTLIYFTRDLIYAKRINLIEKILSTTYQKFEKINRGRIYSTLNDDVGTIGNSANIIVGFVTSFITVAGAFLYLASKEFLATMLIIVLILSISALYFFISRKAEAYFEKARDTQNIFMDLLNDLSDGFKEISLQYRKKIAFKEDITDTVKDYTNNTTTAHVKFINGFLVGETTFILMLGAIAFGIPKIFPEIENSTLISLIVVLLYLNGPLGAIFSSIPTLMQVKISWERIQGFIKEIPESIDLKKVPVTLDKNTIESIKFDKMSFKYNNADIKEQFAVSGVNLEVNRGEILFIIGGNGSGKTTLAKLILGLYEPISGNISINNQRVSSSQLSEYFSAVFSPCHLFRKLYSIDLENRAEEVSEYLKTLGLNEKVEITNNTFSTINLSGGQRKRLALLQCYLEDSPIYLFDEWAADQDPEYRRFFYRELLPEMKRQGKIIIAITHDDHYFDIADKILKMNMGKVEYVSNDYKVDEVLN; from the coding sequence ATGAAGAAATTTTTACAACAATTAATTTTAGTTTTTTCTATAATTATTATTCATTTTTTCCACTCTCAGGTTAAAAATAAAGAGTCTGTAAGTGATTTTACAGATAAAGAAATTACAAAATTAATGCAAGAAGGAGATATTCCTGGGCTTAGTTTGGTCTTTATAAAAGACGGAAAACAGGTTATTAAAAATTATGGTTACGCAAATATAGAAAAACAGCAAAAAGTAGATAACAATACATTGTTCGAACTGGCTTCCTGCAGTAAAGCTTTTACAGGACTTGCTGTACAGACCTTTATAACCGAAAATAAGATCAATCCGAATAGTTACGTTTCAGATTATTTACCATGGTTTAAAGTATATTATAAAAATAAACCGGTCAACATAACCCTGAAACAATTAATGCATCATACTTCAGGAATTCCATGGCAGAGTATTTCAAGAATTCCAGAAAGCAGTAGTAAGGATGCGTTAGAAAAAACGGTGAGGAATGTTGTCGGTATTTCGCTTGATAATGCACCCGGTAAAGAATTCGAATATGCAACCATCAATTATGATATTCTTGCTTTAATTATTCAGCAGAAAAGCGGAATTGCTTTTGAGGATTATATGAGGCAAAACATATTCAGACCATTGGGACTTACCAATACATTCATAGGTAGTATTTCTCCTGAAAATAAAAATATGGCAGAAGGTTATAAGATTGGATATTTCGAAGCAAGACCGTATTCAGCACCGGCTTTTAGAGGTAATAATGCCGCCGGATATGTAATTCAGAATGGTACTGATATGGCAAAGTGGCTTCAGTTTCAGCTCGGGATTGCACCATCAAGTCTTTCTTATGCTGCTAAAAAAACTCAACTTAGAGATGAAACAGTAGCTCCTCATGGCCTTTATTCCTATGCTACAGGATGGGAAGTCTCATTAAGTGGAAACGGCGAGCTGTCTCATTCGGGGCTAAATCCGAATTTTACATCATTTGTTTCATTAAATCCCGAAAAAAAGATAGCTGTGGCGGTTTTAGCAAATTCCAACAGTAATTATACAAATGTTATCGGAGATAAATTGATGAAAATACTGTCAGCAGAAACTCTTAAAAAAGAATATAATCCCGGGGATGGTAATGATAAGCTTTATTCGATAATTTCTTTTGTTATGGGAATTTTTGTAATTGCTGCTTTGTTTCATCTCGCTATTCTTATCTATGAGATCATCAGAAAGGAAAGAAGTTTTGAAAAAATAACCTTGAGTAAATTAAGAAATATTATATATTCTGTTCTATTCATCAGTCTGTTAGGATTGGGGATTTATCTTCTTCCTGCTACAATGGGAGGATTTAGCTGGAAATCTGCAGCAATCTGGATGCCGGTAAGTTTTAACGTAATGATTGCCTTATTTAGTTTAGCAATTGCATTAAGCTATCTTGCCTATTTTGCATCAATATTTTTTCCCGGAAACAGCTCTTTTAGACAAAAGCTTCCGAAGGTGATCTTAATCAGTATTTTTTCCGGATTATCCAATATGGCTGTAGTTATTATTATTACTTCGTCTATTGGCGGGGTGATAGAATTAAAATATCTGGCATTTTATTATTTTCTTACGCTTACAACATATATTGTTGGACGTAAGTATGTACAGCGAACTTTGATTTATTTCACCAGAGATCTTATTTATGCAAAAAGAATAAATCTCATTGAAAAAATATTATCAACTACCTATCAAAAGTTCGAAAAAATTAATAGAGGAAGAATTTATTCAACCCTTAATGATGATGTAGGTACAATTGGTAACTCTGCCAATATCATTGTTGGTTTCGTTACCAGTTTCATTACTGTTGCAGGTGCTTTTTTATATTTAGCTTCAAAAGAGTTTTTAGCAACAATGCTTATCATCGTTCTTATTCTGAGTATTTCTGCATTATATTTTTTTATCAGCAGAAAAGCGGAAGCTTATTTCGAAAAAGCAAGAGATACTCAAAACATCTTTATGGATCTTTTGAATGATCTTAGTGACGGATTCAAGGAAATAAGCCTGCAATACAGAAAGAAAATTGCATTTAAAGAAGATATCACAGATACAGTAAAAGATTATACCAATAATACAACTACGGCTCATGTTAAATTTATTAATGGCTTTCTTGTTGGTGAAACTACTTTTATACTGATGTTGGGTGCTATTGCATTTGGAATTCCTAAGATTTTCCCTGAAATTGAAAATTCTACACTTATCAGTCTAATTGTTGTGCTGTTGTATCTGAACGGGCCTCTTGGTGCTATTTTCTCTTCCATACCAACACTTATGCAGGTGAAAATTTCATGGGAACGCATTCAGGGCTTCATTAAAGAGATTCCTGAAAGTATTGACCTGAAAAAAGTCCCTGTAACTCTTGATAAAAATACTATAGAATCTATAAAATTTGATAAAATGTCATTTAAATACAATAATGCAGATATCAAAGAGCAATTTGCTGTTTCGGGAGTAAATCTTGAAGTGAACAGAGGCGAAATTTTATTTATTATTGGAGGAAATGGTAGTGGTAAAACCACGTTGGCTAAGCTTATTCTAGGGCTGTATGAACCCATTTCCGGAAATATCTCTATAAACAATCAGCGAGTAAGTTCGTCTCAGCTGAGCGAATATTTCTCTGCGGTTTTTAGTCCGTGTCATTTATTCAGAAAACTATACAGTATAGATCTTGAGAACAGAGCTGAGGAAGTAAGCGAATATCTGAAAACTTTGGGATTAAATGAAAAGGTTGAGATCACGAATAATACATTCAGTACCATTAATCTCTCGGGCGGTCAGAGAAAAAGATTAGCATTATTGCAGTGTTATCTGGAAGATTCACCTATTTATTTATTTGATGAATGGGCTGCGGATCAGGATCCCGAATACAGAAGATTTTTCTACAGAGAATTGCTTCCCGAAATGAAAAGACAGGGAAAGATAATAATAGCCATTACGCATGATGATCATTATTTTGATATAGCAGATAAAATCTTGAAAATGAATATGGGCAAGGTAGAATATGTTTCCAATGATTATAAAGTAGATGAAGTTTTAAACTAA
- a CDS encoding cupin-like domain-containing protein gives MKDLLDNTETPKKFDGLGNDMFSVIPGILNAQDAPIVDAGSLDQKTFYKNWVLPNKACLIKGAVKHWPAIHKFKEPEYWLSVCEDFDITVYPHMNYNMMERQSQDSEDISFHSAIKRLFSNEDYILSIPSEKVEENNHFSELIKDTPGFSFLSGLIKPRMYDQRRFFMYRRAATAWHYHNIDETLMCQISGDKKVAILPPDIPDPKYVNDFLMNEHYLEGKKLKENLDLKPLIAYVEEGDALYIPPYWYHTVVPMDGKVGFTYAYCWKSPLFKFGEFSNYFVRRLYRDGFWPLKNTSVIMPFLGLYTGLLYTVTKIKRLFIRAA, from the coding sequence ATGAAAGATCTTTTAGACAATACAGAAACACCAAAAAAATTTGACGGATTAGGAAATGATATGTTTTCAGTCATTCCCGGAATTCTTAACGCGCAAGATGCTCCTATTGTGGATGCAGGTTCTTTGGATCAGAAGACATTTTATAAAAACTGGGTTCTTCCCAACAAAGCTTGTCTTATTAAAGGGGCTGTAAAACACTGGCCGGCTATCCACAAATTCAAAGAACCTGAATATTGGTTGTCGGTGTGTGAAGATTTCGATATAACGGTTTATCCGCATATGAATTATAATATGATGGAAAGACAAAGCCAGGATTCTGAAGATATTTCATTTCATAGTGCTATCAAAAGATTATTTAGCAATGAAGACTATATTTTAAGTATCCCTTCTGAGAAAGTGGAAGAAAATAATCATTTTTCAGAGCTGATTAAAGATACTCCGGGATTCTCTTTTCTTTCAGGGCTGATAAAACCGAGAATGTATGATCAGAGAAGATTTTTCATGTACAGAAGAGCTGCTACAGCTTGGCATTATCATAATATAGACGAAACATTGATGTGTCAGATTAGCGGAGACAAAAAAGTAGCTATACTGCCTCCGGATATTCCGGATCCAAAATATGTTAATGATTTTTTAATGAATGAACATTATCTGGAAGGCAAAAAATTAAAAGAAAATCTGGATTTAAAACCATTGATAGCATATGTTGAAGAAGGGGATGCTTTATATATCCCTCCTTATTGGTATCATACAGTAGTCCCGATGGATGGAAAGGTTGGTTTTACCTATGCATATTGCTGGAAAAGTCCTCTTTTTAAATTTGGAGAATTTTCTAATTATTTCGTCCGCAGATTATACAGAGATGGCTTCTGGCCTCTGAAAAACACATCAGTAATTATGCCTTTTTTAGGTCTTTATACAGGGCTTTTATACACAGTCACAAAAATAAAAAGATTATTTATACGGGCAGCTTGA